From the genome of Lentilactobacillus buchneri, one region includes:
- the prmC gene encoding peptide chain release factor N(5)-glutamine methyltransferase, with amino-acid sequence MNNQENVTYFEARKWASFRIKESNDIDMYDVDFLLEKLFKMSAADLLIHYHTQMPVKQWRVFQDAIGQLLKGVPPQYVVGEADFYGLSLKVTPAVLIPRVETEELVDWILADNSDSKLKVLDIGTGSGAIAIALKHARPHWQVFASDISLPAIKVARQNAIANHTAIHFMVSDVFAAIDESFDVIVSNPPYIAKDEQSYMDASVIKSEPDLALYAKDQGLAIYKQIAADAESHLTSKGRLYLEIGFQQQSAVTEIFQAAMPDAQVIAKHDVSGHQRMIQVKK; translated from the coding sequence ATGAATAATCAAGAGAACGTGACCTACTTTGAAGCCCGGAAGTGGGCTTCTTTTCGTATTAAGGAATCTAATGACATTGACATGTACGACGTCGATTTTTTGTTAGAGAAACTGTTTAAGATGTCGGCTGCCGATCTGTTGATTCATTACCACACTCAGATGCCAGTCAAGCAGTGGCGAGTATTTCAAGACGCGATCGGTCAATTGCTAAAAGGGGTGCCGCCACAGTACGTTGTTGGCGAGGCAGATTTCTACGGTTTATCATTGAAAGTCACACCAGCTGTGCTGATTCCCCGAGTTGAAACCGAGGAGTTGGTTGACTGGATATTGGCAGACAACTCGGATTCCAAGTTGAAGGTCTTGGATATTGGTACCGGTAGTGGGGCGATTGCGATTGCTCTCAAGCATGCCAGACCCCACTGGCAGGTATTTGCCAGTGATATTTCTCTGCCGGCAATTAAAGTGGCTCGGCAAAATGCCATTGCCAATCACACGGCAATTCATTTTATGGTGAGTGATGTTTTTGCCGCAATCGATGAGTCATTTGACGTCATCGTGTCAAACCCGCCATACATTGCCAAAGATGAGCAGTCCTATATGGATGCCAGCGTGATCAAAAGCGAACCTGATTTGGCACTATACGCAAAAGATCAGGGACTTGCTATTTACAAACAAATTGCTGCCGATGCGGAGAGTCACTTAACTTCAAAGGGCAGGTTGTACTTGGAAATCGGGTTTCAGCAACAATCGGCTGTGACCGAGATCTTCCAAGCAGCGATGCCCGACGCTCAAGTAATTGCCAAACACGATGTCTCCGGTCATCAGCGAATGATTCAAGTAAAGAAATGA